The following nucleotide sequence is from Hafnia alvei.
ATTTAAGATACAACAAACAAAAGGTTATCTGCGATGATGAGTTTTAGCCAGGTGAAGTCGGCAGGCGGAGCAGCAGGCTACTACACCGACAAAGACAATTATTACGTCTTGGGCAGTATGGATGACCGTTGGCATGGCGAGGGCGCCAAGCTGTTGGGTTTAGAGGGCTGCATCGATAAAGACACCTTCACCCGTGCGCTTAAGGGATTACTGCCTGACGGTTCCGATTTGTCCCGTCTGCAGGGTGGCAGTAATAAGCACCGTCCGGGCTATGACCTGACTTTCTCTGCACCCAAGAGTGTTTCGGTGATGGCGATGCTGGGCGGTGATAAACGCCTGATTGAAGCCCATAACCGCGCCGTTGATGTCGCGCTCAAGCAGGTGGAAGCATTAGCATCGACCCGTACGATGCGTGACGGCGTCTCAGAAACGGTGCTTACCGGTAATCTGGTGATTGCCCGCTTTAACCACGATACCTCGCGTGACCAAGACCCCCAATTACACACCCACAGCGTGGTGCTTAATGCCACACGCAATGAGGATAAGTGGCAGGCACTGAGCAGCGATACGGTGGGTAAGACCGGTTTTTCAGATAACGTTCTGGCCAACCAAATCGCGTTCGGAAAGATATATCGCCAAGCCTTACGCACTGACGTTGAAGCGATGGGCTATGAAGTCGATGTGGTTGGCAGGCATGGCATGTGGGAAATGCGTGATGTGCCGGTCGATGTTTTTTCCAATCGTCGCAAAGCGATTGAGTCTGCGGTGGGCGCGGATGCGTCCCTTAAATCGCGCGATGTTGCTGCTCTCGATACCCGCAAGTCGAAAGAAGTCCTTGAACCTACACAGAAGATGGCCGAGTGGCTGACAACGCTGAAAACGACCGGCTTTGATATGGAAGCGTATCGCAAGTTTGCGGATACGCGTGTTCAAGACGGTTTGACGCCAGCGCCACTGTCGCAGGAACCGGCCGATGTCGGGCTGGCGGTGACGCAGGCCATTTCACTACTCAGTGAGCGCAAAACCCAGTTTACCTATGCCGATGTGTTGGCCAAGACGGTCGGTCAGTTGCCTGCGCTCGATGGCGTTATTCAGCAGGCCCGAGAGGGGATAGATGAAGCCATTGCCCGTCAGCAGCTTATCCCGCTGGATAAAGAAAAGGGGATTTTTACCTCCGATGTCCATGTGCTCGATGAGCTGTCTATCGATGCATTGAGCAAGGAAGTGATGCGTCAAGGTCATGTCCAAGTGAGTCCGAACAGCAAAATAGACAGACCAGCGCCCTACAGCGACGCGGTTAGCGTACTGGCGCAGGACAAACCGCCGATGGCCATTTTGTCAGGGGGTGGCGGTGCATTGGTGCAATGCGACCGCGTGGCGGAGTTGGTGAATCTGGCACATGAGCAGGGCCGCGAGGTACAAATCTTAGCGGGCGATACCAAAGCGCGGGCCTATTTGCAGCAGGATGCACAGTTGGGCAAAGAGGCCGTGTTACCTAAGCGCAGTATGCTGGATGGCACGGCATTTGTGCCCAACAGCACCCTGATTGTGGAGCAGGGAGAAAAGCTGACGCTCAAAGAAGCGGTATCGCTGCTTGATGGCGCCGTGCGTAACAACGTGCAGCTGCTCGTGATGGATTCCCAGCAGCGAAGCGGGACCGGAAGTGCGCTCAGTGTTTTACGTGATGCTGGCGTGAACGACTACCGTTATCAGGGCGGAAAACAGATAGATGCGGTGGTTGTGGGCGAAGCGGATAAAAACCAGCGCTATGCCCAGCTGGCCCACGACTACGTGGCGCACCTTCAGGCGGGCGGAAAAGGCGTGGTGCAAACGTCGGGCGTGCGCGAGCAAGATATTCTGACGGATACCGTGCGTGCCGAGCTGAAGACTCAGGGCGTGTTGTCACAGCAGGACATCACCGTGCCGACATTGGTACCGGTATGGGTCGACAGCAAGAGTCGCACCGTACGCGACCATTACCGTGAGGGGATGGTGATGGAGAAGTGGGACGGTGAAACCAAAACCCATGAGCGCTTTGTGATTGAGCGCGTCACGGGAAAAACGCACTCGCTGACGCTGCGCAATGAAGCGGGAGAAAGCCAACAGATTAAACTGTCGGCATTAAATAGCCAGTGGTCGTTGTATCGCTCAGAGCAGATGCCGGTTGCCGTGGGGGAAAAGCTGAACGTGCTGGGGAAAATGCCGGAGCATAAACTGCGCGCCGGTGATGAGCTCAGCGTGGTGAGCCATGCCGAGGGCAAGATGGCCGTGGTACGTAATGGCAAAAGTGTCGCTCAGCCGCTACCCGTGGGCGATTCGCCGTTCTCTGCGATAAAGGTGGGGCATGCGTGGGTGGAAGGATTAGGCCGCTCGGTCAGCGATGATGCGACGGTCTTTGTGGCCGCAAGCAACCGCGACCTTGATAAGATGACCTTAAATCAGCTGTCGCGCAGCGGCGCACAGATACAGATGTACTCGGCGCAAAGCCCCGAAAAAACCGCTGAAAAACTCACGCGTCATCCGGCGTTTAAGGTCGTGACGCAGCAGATAAAAACCGTGGCGGGTGAGTCTGTTCTCGATGACGCCCTGCAGCACCAGAAAACGGCGCTGAATACACCGGTACAGCAGGCTATTCATTTAGCGGTCCCTTCGCTTGAAAACCAAAAGCTGGCGTTTTCACGCGTCTCTTTGCTGGCGGCGGCGCAGGAGTTTGGTGACGGTAAGCTCACGCCGCCAGAGATTGAGCAAGAAGTTCGAGAACAGGTCAAGTCAGGGGCGTTGATTGCCGTCGATGTCGCTCAGGGGCACGGCAATGATTTGCTAGTCTCGCGGGCGTCCTTTGAGGCAGAAAAAAGCATTATTCGCCATATTGCCGAGGGGAAAGAGGCGGTTACGCCGCTGATGAGTGACGTCCCCGAGAGTCTCTTGGCTGGGCTGACAATGGGCCAGCAGGCGGCGACGCGCATGATACTCGAAACGCCCGACCGTTTTGTGGTGGTGCAGGGCTATGCCGGCGTGGGGAAAACCACCCAGTTTCGTGCGGTGATGCAGGCCATCAATACCCTGCCTGAAGAGCGCCGTCCTCGCGTCATCGGGCTAGGGCCTACCCATCGTGCGGTGGGCGAGATGCGTGGCGCGGGGCTTGATGCCCAAACGCTGGCCTCTTTTCTCTATGACACCGCCCAGCAGCAGCGACAGGGTGAAACACCCGATTATCGCAATACGGTTTTTGTGGTGGATGAAAGCTCGATGCTGGGCAATACCGACATGGCCAAAACCTACGCGCTGATTGCGGCTGGCGGTGGACGGGCGGTCTTTAGCGGAGACCATGACCAGCTGCAGCCGATTGCA
It contains:
- the traI gene encoding conjugative transfer relaxase/helicase TraI; the encoded protein is MMSFSQVKSAGGAAGYYTDKDNYYVLGSMDDRWHGEGAKLLGLEGCIDKDTFTRALKGLLPDGSDLSRLQGGSNKHRPGYDLTFSAPKSVSVMAMLGGDKRLIEAHNRAVDVALKQVEALASTRTMRDGVSETVLTGNLVIARFNHDTSRDQDPQLHTHSVVLNATRNEDKWQALSSDTVGKTGFSDNVLANQIAFGKIYRQALRTDVEAMGYEVDVVGRHGMWEMRDVPVDVFSNRRKAIESAVGADASLKSRDVAALDTRKSKEVLEPTQKMAEWLTTLKTTGFDMEAYRKFADTRVQDGLTPAPLSQEPADVGLAVTQAISLLSERKTQFTYADVLAKTVGQLPALDGVIQQAREGIDEAIARQQLIPLDKEKGIFTSDVHVLDELSIDALSKEVMRQGHVQVSPNSKIDRPAPYSDAVSVLAQDKPPMAILSGGGGALVQCDRVAELVNLAHEQGREVQILAGDTKARAYLQQDAQLGKEAVLPKRSMLDGTAFVPNSTLIVEQGEKLTLKEAVSLLDGAVRNNVQLLVMDSQQRSGTGSALSVLRDAGVNDYRYQGGKQIDAVVVGEADKNQRYAQLAHDYVAHLQAGGKGVVQTSGVREQDILTDTVRAELKTQGVLSQQDITVPTLVPVWVDSKSRTVRDHYREGMVMEKWDGETKTHERFVIERVTGKTHSLTLRNEAGESQQIKLSALNSQWSLYRSEQMPVAVGEKLNVLGKMPEHKLRAGDELSVVSHAEGKMAVVRNGKSVAQPLPVGDSPFSAIKVGHAWVEGLGRSVSDDATVFVAASNRDLDKMTLNQLSRSGAQIQMYSAQSPEKTAEKLTRHPAFKVVTQQIKTVAGESVLDDALQHQKTALNTPVQQAIHLAVPSLENQKLAFSRVSLLAAAQEFGDGKLTPPEIEQEVREQVKSGALIAVDVAQGHGNDLLVSRASFEAEKSIIRHIAEGKEAVTPLMSDVPESLLAGLTMGQQAATRMILETPDRFVVVQGYAGVGKTTQFRAVMQAINTLPEERRPRVIGLGPTHRAVGEMRGAGLDAQTLASFLYDTAQQQRQGETPDYRNTVFVVDESSMLGNTDMAKTYALIAAGGGRAVFSGDHDQLQPIAPGQPFKLQQTRSAADVAIMQEIVRQTPVLRPAVYRMIERDISGALTTVESVAPVQVLRQPNAWVPDSSVMEFTREQENAIREAIQEGGDGVRIDEGKPTTLYESIVADYMGRTPDARAQTLIVTHLNDDRRAVNAMIHNARENAGELGGNTSIPILVTANVRDGELRRLSTWEEHRGDRVLMDNTYHQIADIDKQAELITLRDNAGNTRLLSPREAASEGVTLYKQDMITVGVGDKMRFSKSDNERGYIANSVWTVSDIAGDSVTLTDGQQQRTVTPYRDEAQSHIDLAYAVTAHGAQGASESFAIALEGTDGGRKQMVSFESVYVALSRSKQHVQVYTDNRKGWVNAMGKTQARSTAHDVLAPRDERTVNNAERLMRQATPLPEVAVGRALLKQSGLQEGQSLARFIAPGRKYPQPHVALPAFDQNGKSSGVWLAPMTQGESLDAHALSTEGRVFGSEEAQFVALQASRNGENQLATTMREGVALAARHPESGVVVRLSGDGRPWNPAAMTGGKLWVDKVAEVTTGTATDTAVDITPADVGDSRRAEDIAREALEKQAERTAQEMLGTDKPEQDVTLPDEKVKALIGDVIKGLAGNRDDKSPLPELPDARVQTEAVNKVVAENQQRERLQQLDNEVVRDLQREKTLGGD